In Hemicordylus capensis ecotype Gifberg chromosome 17, rHemCap1.1.pri, whole genome shotgun sequence, the DNA window atgctggactagatggacattcttgggcctgatccagcagggcggttgttgttgttgttgttgttattgtatgtatttgatttatataccacccttccaaaaatggctcagggcggttgactgatgaatccccactcagccccaGAACCCGATGAGCGACCTTTGGCTAGCCACTCCAAGCCGaatctacctcgcagggttgttgctAGGATCAAAAGGGTTGTGTGCATGTCAAGAGAGCACGACATCATCCTGCAAGACCGCTCTCTAGAATCGCACCCGCAGCTACTCGGGCAGTGGTGGAGGGGGACGAGACCCCACTTACTGAACGCAGAGAAGTCTGCAATTAAGAAGTAGGTGCCCTCGGGAACAACCGGCTCCATGCCTACAGCCACCAAGCTCCGGATCAGCAGGTCCCGCTTCCGCTGTAGCTCCCGCGGCAGCTGCACAAAATAGCTCTCTGGCGCGCCAAAGTGTCCCAACTCTCTCTCCAGCGCACGGGCCACCGCTTCCTGGAGGTGCAAAGAAGTGGGCGTCTCTCAGCTGGGCGGAAACAAATACCCTCAAGTTGGGCGTATACTCCGCAGCCAacgtgttgttttgtttttttaaagcctcatACCAAACTCTGCAaccaataattattattattactacaactcccatcatcccctgctaacagccagggatgctgggatttgtagtccaacatccgcaggagggctgcagttctGCGGCCCTGGCCAAACAAGGCAAGAACGTCCAGCGGCAGATTTTAGGTCCCCACCGAAAGGGGTCAGAGTGGCAGGACAGATGTGACCCACGGAACGCTGTCCTGCAGGGAACTCTGTGCAACCCGTCTCGCCTGGCACTTGCTGGGTGGCCAGGGCACCTTTTTCTTACCTGAGCTGCTGTTGCACAATGATAGACTGAGTTCTGATGGACTGTCCTGAGGTGCTTCAAAAGGCCATCGGGCCCTATCGTCCAGCCAACCTGTTGTCACACAAGGAGAGAGGCGGGTATGTCAGGTCCCTGCTTATTCCAAACACTTTTCATCACAAATTGCATTTTAAGAGGGCTTGGAGAACACAGGGAGATATCTTCTTGGTCcttcttaaaattttttttaaagaaacttttAAATTTAGATTtgtaagcacacacacaaaaccacccCTTTTGAAAAAAGGGAACAAGCATGTTCACGTTACATCAGATATACATGAATTAAAAAGCGAGGGTTCTCAAGCATTTCACTCTGTAGTCCACAATCAactggaaggaaaggaaaagttatactgtcgagtcggtgttgactcctggcacccacagagccctgttgttttcttggtagactacaggaggggtttagcattgccttctcccgcgcagtatgagatgatgcctttcagcatcttcctatatcgctgctgccccatataggagtttcccatagtctgggaaacacaccagcaaggattcgaaccaacacccttctgctctctaggcaggttacttccccgctgcaccattaggtggcacagtACAATCAAgtgtaaaggtaaaaggtaaagtgtgccatcaagttgatttcaactcctgacacccacagagccctgtggttttctttagtagaatagaggaggggtttagcattgcctcctcccgggctgtacgagatgatgtctttcagtatctttctatatcgctgctgcccaatatagtaccagtggggattcgaaccagcaaccttctgcttgttagtcaagcatttcccctctgcgccacttaaagtgaccaCAATCAACCATACTCACCAGTTAACAGATATATAAAAACAAAGGAGAAAACCAATAAAGCTCTAATAATGCATTTTGCCCCATCATCTGATTTTTTTCAGAATAATTTATAAATATTAAGAGTTGCAAGGGATGCCTTATGTCTTACCAGAGGAGTACGGAATTAAATCTTCCGGGTCTTGGATATGGGAGTTTTCCGCCTGTGAAACTGAGGAAGAAGTGTGGCCACCTTTCAAGAAAATGATCTCTCTGTGTTGAGTTCAGGGGACTTTTAATATGCAATGATATCTCATTGAGGACCACGAGAGCCCATATTTCATCAAACCACTCTAGTAGAGAGTTGCCTCCTTGTCTCGAGGTAATGAACTTAGCCGCCTTTAGAATTAAGCCAGTTAAATCTTCAGGAAGAACTGGGCGTGCGTTCTTGGTCCAAGTGCCTCTAAACAAGCCTAATATTCGCACAGGACTAAGAGGTTGTACAATAGATGAACCGACTCCGAAACCAGCGCCTGGTTCCTTTACCTTCCATCCTGTGGCGCTGAAGGTTTTTCCAGAACTCCCGATGGTCACGGTCCGCTCCCACATTCCTGGTAAACTGGCTGTTAACAAGGAAAGCAGCGGCGGCTGAAATGTACTCTTTGGACAGGCAGGGGAAGGAAAAACTTGTGGCTAGGAATCCCGCCCCCATTATGGAATTATTTAATTGAGGACAAACTAGAGAAgttaaaagcatttttttttctatttagaGCCGGGCTACAcaagttgttgttattaattattattattaataataatttcatttatataccgcccaccccagcatggctcagggcagttagcACAAAACTTTtaatataacatttaaaaagttggccctcctgcagatgttgccaaCTCCCATAAGAGCCAGGGTGGGGTAGTGCTTAGAGTGCCGGACTTGGACCAGAAAGATCCAAATCCTTATTTAGCCGTggaactcactgggcgactctgagctctcagcctaacctacctcacaggtttgttgtgaggagaaacataaccatggacaccactctgggctccctggaggaagttgtgccgtcgggtcggtgtcgacttgtggtgaccccagagccctgtggttgtctttggtagaatgcaggaggggtttcccattgcctcctcccgcacagtatgagatgatgcctttcagcaccttcctatatcgctgctgcctgatataggtgtttcccatagcctgggaaacataccagcggggattcgaaccggcaacctcttgctccctcggcaagttacttccatgctgtgccattaggtggctccttggaggaagagtgggatagaaatgtaataaaaaataaaataaaaataaaaaataaatccctggctattagccagtgatgggagttgttgtccgaaaaacagctggtgggccaaaagTGGTGCAGCCCCGAGTTAGAGGCGTGTCTTTGGAAGAGcagccataggaacacaggaaactgccttatcctgagtcagacccttggtccctcttgctcagtcttgtctacccaggctggcagcggcttctccaaggctgcaggcaggagtctctctctcagccctatctaacttgcagatgctgccagggagggagcttgaagccttcttcatgcaagcaggcaggtgctcctcccagaggagacccatcctctaaggcaaggcttcttaaccttgggcctcaaGAGGTTGatgggagtacaactcccatcacccccagccacaatggacgtggctggggatgatgggagttgtagtccaccaacacctgggggcccaaggttaagcgaccctgctctaaggggaagagctgacagtgctcacacacgtagtctcccatccaaatgcaaagcagggcagaccctgcttagcaaaggggacagaggGAGAACAGCCAGACACCCCTTCCCTCAGAGTTCCGGGGCACGCAGAGCTGCCGCCGGGCTTCTCTTACCAATCCGGATGTGCTCCCTGCCGTCGTAGACCAGCCATTCATACACCTCGTCGCTGAAGCAGAGGACGTCATGCTTCACGCACAGTTCTGCGATGAGCTCCAGCTCCTCCCTGCTGAAGAcctgcagcaagagagaaggctcaGGAAACCGAGGACGCGGCCTTCTACCAGGTCGCAGGTGCAGGATTTGCAGTTACCTTCCCCAGAGGATTGTTGGGAGTGTTCAGAACAAGGGCTTTGGTCCGCTGGCTGAACTTGGCCTCCAGTTCTGCAGGATCCAGTTGCCAGTCCCGGCTGGACATCAGCTTCCCGCTTTTCACAGCTttctggaggaggagagaggaagagagagaagcaccATCATTCTAAGCCATGGCCCGTGACCCCAGGGGCTAGCCCCCAGGATTTTGTCTCCCTCTATGCCCCCTTGTTCCAAGCTCAACCACCACCTCGTCAGGTCGGTCGGTATTAGCACCCTTTAAACCCCgttaacggtttgggccccgGGTATCTGAAGGGCCGCCTGCCCCCAAGGGTTTCCGCCCGCTCGACAAGACCGTCGGAAGAGGCTCGGCTCTGTGTGCCGACGaggagagaggcccggctgtcgtgcatgcggagcagggccttctcagtcagggcccccagactttggaatgctctcccggtcggtattcgctcctcagtctccttgacagttttgaGGGGGAAAGTAAAGCTGTGGCTCTTCACCTAGGCTTTTGAATGAAATTATTGTTTTTACCGCTGCCactttgtgttttatgtgttacgagctggcccgggcacagagcatctgtgcttctagttctccctcgtCCTTGGCCCCTCGTTCTCAGTCCTCCCCCCTGTTCCCccctccattgcctcctcccgcacagtgtgagatgatgtctttcgtagcaagcatgaattgtcccctttgctaagcagggtctgccctggtttgcatttgaatgggagactacatgtgagcactgtaagatattccccttaggggatggggccgctttgggaagagcatctcaggttcccagttccctccctggcagcatctccaagatagggctgagagggattcctgcctgcagccttggagaagccgctgccagcctgggcagacaatactgagctagatggaccagtggtctgactcagtatatggcagcctcctatgttcctgtctttgGAGCATTCTTTGCAGTGCATTTAAACTCCTTACTTTGGAAGCCAGCTCAAAATACATCAAGAAAAATTGTGTGGCAGCAGAAAGAGGCCTGTGTGTCGCAGGGTAGTGCTCCCTCCCCACTTTATAATTCTGCCTTGGGACAGGAGAGGTTGAAGCTTGAGCAATGACAGTGGAGACAGTGGAAggttcttctctttcctcttctgCCAAACTGTTCAGCAGAAGAGAGGAGACCGACTTCTGCCTGCCACAATATCCCTCTCAAGAGGACACGATCCAGCAGGTAGGAAGGAACCTCgaaccttctccccctccctccgccagctTTGTGTGTTGGCCGTCTAGGCTGGGGACGTTTCTAAACCGTAGCCTCCTCCCACCACGGCCGCAGCGTAAGCAGGACCTGGGACATCCTGCCCACTCACCGGCCGCAGAGGTATGAACACAGGCGTCCCACCGGCCATCTTCACCATTGGCTCATAGCAGTCGAAGAACGGCTCGATTATAATCACCTAGGGAAGCACAAGAGAGGATCAGGCATGAGCAACTGTTGGAGGAGTATAGCTCACACGTATTGCATGTTTAATCTAAGCACCTAGGATGGGCGGTCCGCTCCGGGGCAGAGCATCGAACCAAGGCTGTAACTTGATCccctacatcagggattctcagcgttgggtccccagatgttattggacttcaatccccataatccccagccccattggccttcagttggggattatggtagtacaataacatctggggacccaatgttgagaatccctgccctacatcccctaggagaggagagctggtcttgtggttgcaagcatgacttgcccccttagctaagcagggtccaccctggttgcctatgaatgggagacttgatgtgtgagcactggaagagattcccttcaggggatggagccgctctgggaagagcagaaggattcaagtcccctccctggcagcatctccaagatagggctgagagagactcctgcctgcaaccttggataagccactgccagtctgtgaagacaatactgagctagatagaccaatggtctgactcagtatatgggagattcctatgttcctaagtcccagggctttggaagctgctccctgctgaaataagagcatctccttctctgtttgcttttaggaggaccctgaagacgtacctttccccccaggcttttaactgaaatctaatggttacattttaatgtgtttttatctattgtgattttttatctgttttaagaattttaaatgttttatattttatagtatgttttaatctgtaaacGGCCTAGAGACGTcaatattaggcggtatagaaattcaatgaaTAACTAACTActacaacaaaaatatttatataccgcttttcaacaaaacgttcccaaagcaatttacataagagaaataaaaataaataaaataagaaggtGGTCCCTGTCCCCGGactcacaatttatttatttttaaaggcaagatagacaccagcaacagccactggagggatgctgtgctgggggtggatagggccagttgctctccccctgctaaataaagagaatcactactttttaaatgtgcctctttgatcagttaagcaggggataaataaatataaatgttttgtttttttaaaacgcagcttggcaatactgagctagatggacgcaGGTCTGACTTCGGTTTGAGATCTCAGACCCCACAAAAAGGGATATTgggaatgttgtgtgtgtgtgtgcgtgtgtgtgtgtgtgcgtgtgtgtgtgtgtgttcaaaaaaTGCAAACTCCAAACAGCTCCCAGCCGTGAAGAATTAGTTATGGAATTTCACAGGACACCTGAAGGGGAAGTTGGATGTTCCAGactgtgcagcagggaagcagaagCACTTTCCTCCCGAAAAAAGAGAGGTTTAAGGTTGCACCCACCAAAATGGCTCTCCTAAGCATGGAAACTGCAGAGGGGAGTGGACACGctcctcctttctccttcctCATTCCCCGGTCAAGTGGAATTAGGAGGGAGTCTGAGAAAAGCCCTCTTCTAGTCTTCTTTTGAAGCCAATACTGGATTCGTGCCCCAGCGCACAGTTTCCAACACACGCTGCAGTGggctgtgtgtacacacacagttaCAGTTACAGAGCTTCCCTTTTGGAATTTGTATAGCACTGTGGGTTCTGGAAGAGAATGCCATAGATCTGCCTGCCAGAGAGATTGGTGCAATACGTTGGAGGGTGTGGGGTATGTGTATGGTTTTAAGGGGTTAGAATCTCCACCATcgggagtgggggggtggggggagaaaacactGGAAAATGCTACCCTGGATACCAAGCTGTTCAGAATTGCCCCGTTACCTCATCTCCATCATCCACCATAGCCtggaagcagcagtagagagcTTCATAAGCCCCCACAGTTATCAGCACGTTCGTCATAGGATCCAGGTCTTGTCCAAGCAGCTTCCCAAAAAAGCGGGCCAGGATCTTCACCAGAGGTGGATGGCCCTGGAAAGAGGAGCAAGTGTGAGTATGTGCAGTGCTCAACAAAGGCATGCCAGCCAGAAGAACAGATGGTCAACTGGCAACGTTTGCTCTTACATCGCCAAAATGAGACCGGATTCTTTTCTCCGTACGGAAATCcctaatttgaattctctattagccttcaggagagcccttaagacatatttgtttggcctggctttccaaggtttttaaatcagttttaatattttaacccggtttcggggtttttaattactgcaattgttttaattcttgttttaaaatgtttttaaattgttaattgttgttatattgttttttaatttttgttttagctctttattgtttcagtggtttgtttttaattgtaaaccgccctgagccattttggaagggcggtatacaaatcaaatcaaattaaatcaatcaatggCATTCTTTTTGGTTTAGACTCAACTTCCCACAAGTTCTTGAATGACCATCGTCAGCAGCCTTTGCCAGTCTAAGAGAGTCTTTgttttagaccaggcctgctcaactttgcccaccccaccaccaccggctgtttttggactacattgGATTATGgcagttgcaggccaacatctgcaggagggctgaagcggAGCACCCTTGTTTTAGACAGACAGAGCCCGGCTTCTTCCCTCCATCAGTGAGAAGTAGCCCTGAGTAACAAGTAGCAGCAGAGACTGATGTAAAAACCCTGGGCAACTGCAGAGCTAGGGAGTGAAGAAATTATTTCCagggtgagctggtcttgtgggagcaagcataaaCTGTTCCCTTTgttgagcag includes these proteins:
- the KYAT1 gene encoding kynurenine--oxoglutarate transaminase 1 isoform X2, producing MLRRSGLSLGQELLRKSNLTGVCWFHTKAKMSRMVPARRLEGMDKNIWVEFVKLAATYGTVNLGQGFPNYPPPDFAKEAFVEAVGGEDTSLHQYTRAFGHPPLVKILARFFGKLLGQDLDPMTNVLITVGAYEALYCCFQAMVDDGDEVIIIEPFFDCYEPMVKMAGGTPVFIPLRPKAVKSGKLMSSRDWQLDPAELEAKFSQRTKALVLNTPNNPLGKVFSREELELIAELCVKHDVLCFSDEVYEWLVYDGREHIRIASLPGMWERTVTIGSSGKTFSATGWKVGWTIGPDGLLKHLRTVHQNSVYHCATAAQEAVARALERELGHFGAPESYFVQLPRELQRKRDLLIRSLVAVGMEPVVPEGTYFLIADFSAFKTELPELPESEEPCDSQFAKWMIKHKHLAAIPVSAFYSAPQKKNFDHFIRFCFAKEDSTLKAADDILQQWSREKAGQ
- the KYAT1 gene encoding kynurenine--oxoglutarate transaminase 1 isoform X3, with product MKAKMSRMVPARRLEGMDKNIWVEFVKLAATYGTVNLGQGFPNYPPPDFAKEAFVEAVGGEDTSLHQYTRAFGHPPLVKILARFFGKLLGQDLDPMTNVLITVGAYEALYCCFQAMVDDGDEVIIIEPFFDCYEPMVKMAGGTPVFIPLRPKAVKSGKLMSSRDWQLDPAELEAKFSQRTKALVLNTPNNPLGKVFSREELELIAELCVKHDVLCFSDEVYEWLVYDGREHIRIASLPGMWERTVTIGSSGKTFSATGWKVGWTIGPDGLLKHLRTVHQNSVYHCATAAQEAVARALERELGHFGAPESYFVQLPRELQRKRDLLIRSLVAVGMEPVVPEGTYFLIADFSAFKTELPELPESEEPCDSQFAKWMIKHKHLAAIPVSAFYSAPQKKNFDHFIRFCFAKEDSTLKAADDILQQWSREKAGQ
- the KYAT1 gene encoding kynurenine--oxoglutarate transaminase 1 isoform X1, producing MKVHVPQTANRCCRGMLRRSGLSLGQELLRKSNLTGVCWFHTKAKMSRMVPARRLEGMDKNIWVEFVKLAATYGTVNLGQGFPNYPPPDFAKEAFVEAVGGEDTSLHQYTRAFGHPPLVKILARFFGKLLGQDLDPMTNVLITVGAYEALYCCFQAMVDDGDEVIIIEPFFDCYEPMVKMAGGTPVFIPLRPKAVKSGKLMSSRDWQLDPAELEAKFSQRTKALVLNTPNNPLGKVFSREELELIAELCVKHDVLCFSDEVYEWLVYDGREHIRIASLPGMWERTVTIGSSGKTFSATGWKVGWTIGPDGLLKHLRTVHQNSVYHCATAAQEAVARALERELGHFGAPESYFVQLPRELQRKRDLLIRSLVAVGMEPVVPEGTYFLIADFSAFKTELPELPESEEPCDSQFAKWMIKHKHLAAIPVSAFYSAPQKKNFDHFIRFCFAKEDSTLKAADDILQQWSREKAGQ